Proteins from a single region of Hordeum vulgare subsp. vulgare chromosome 6H, MorexV3_pseudomolecules_assembly, whole genome shotgun sequence:
- the LOC123403657 gene encoding uncharacterized protein LOC123403657, producing the protein MTSHRRPRSTAAPPPLEDEDLLAEVLLRLPPQPSSIPRASLVCNPWRSLLSDPGFLRRFRLHHRRSAPLLGFFDISHVQGSFHDIYFIPTMDRPDRLRDRRFYLPATYPDYSYRRLVGCRDGLVLILQLPWRCPRRAPPASWRPVLVWDPVSGDKHPIAFPQGFDDYKLLRWWINGAVLRRDGLDHFQVILIVPEEEKQNRRLLAWVYSSETSEWGDPMSTLLPSWDFLSNPDKPAVLAGNSLYWILVGSSSSIIEFDLDRERLAVIPVPRQLHMIHSSQYSILRADGDGLGFIFLLKWDYKAVLYNWNTDCDGVGSWVISRIIEIDKLLSLNAERKYQLLCMNPNDECTRMLGFAEKNNVIILETFIGLFMIELGSLQLKELPRTNWHKFDIHPFESVYAAGTGIDAGHAGPEVLHNA; encoded by the coding sequence ATGACGAGCCATCGCCGCCCCCGCTCGACGGCGGCGCCGCCGCCGCTGGAGGACGAGGACCTACTCGCCGaggtcctcctccgcctcccgccGCAGCCGTCTTCCATCCCGCGCGCCTCCCTCGTGTGCAATCCCTGGCGCAGTCTCCTATCCGATCCGGGGTTCCTCCGCCGATTCCGCCTGCACCACCGCCGCAGCGCCCCCCTTCTCGGTTTCTTCGATATCAGTCACGTCCAGGGAAGCTTCCACGATATCTACTTCATACCCACCATGGATCGCCCCGATCGTCTGCGGGATCGCCGCTTCTACTTGCCGGCTACCTACCCAGACTACAGCTACCGCAGGCTCGTTGGATGCCGCGATGGTCTGGTCCTCATTCTCCAGTTACCATGGAGGTGCCCCCGGAGAGCACCACCGGCATCGTGGCGCCCGGTCCTGGTGTGGGATCCTGTTAGCGGCGACAAGCACCCCATTGCCTTCCCCCAGGGCTTTGATGACTATAAGCTCTTGCGGTGGTGGATCAATGGGGCGGTGCTTCGCCGCGATGGGTTAGATCATTTTCAGGTAATCTTAATAGTGCCGGAGGAGGAGAAACAAAATAGGCGATTGCTTGCCTGGGTTTATTCGTCGGAGACCAGCGAATGGGGTGATCCCATGTCGACGCTGCTTCCATCCTGGGACTTTTTAAGCAATCCGGACAAGCCCGCCGTGCTGGCTGGGAATTCTCTCTACTGGATCCTTGTTGGTAGTTCATCAAGCATCATTGAGTTTGATTTGGATAGGGAGAGACTCGCCGTGATACCTGTTCCGCGCCAATTGCATATGATTCACAGCAGCCAATACTCGATTTTGCGGGCAGATGGGGATGGGCTTGGGTTCATCTTTCTGTTAAAGTGGGACTACAAAGCTGTGTTATACAACTGGAACACCGATTGTGATGGTGTTGGTTCATGGGTGATCTCAAGAATCATTGAGATAGACAAGCTACTTTCTCTGAATGCGGAGAGGAAGTACCAGCTACTTTGCATGAATCCAAATGATGAGTGCACAAGGATGCTAGGGTTTGCGGAGAAGAACAATGTGATAATCCTGGAGACTTTTATCGGCCTGTTTATGATTGAACTTGGCTCATTGCAATTGAAGGAACTTCCCCGAACCAA